The Culex pipiens pallens isolate TS chromosome 2, TS_CPP_V2, whole genome shotgun sequence DNA window GGACGGGACCGCGCGTGAACGGACTCTTGCCGCCCTTGGCCTGGAAGTGCCGGTAGCGACCGCGGTTCATGCGCTCGTTCGTCGTCATACCGAGGCACACCACCTGGTACGTCTGGCAGATCGTCAGCACCGTCACCCAGGACATGTGCAGCAGGGCGTTGGCCATCACCCAGCCGACCCACGGGTTGCATGACCCGATGGCGACCATCGCGCTCCACAGACCTGTCGAAAACAGAATCGTTACAATCGAAAAATCCAGAACACAAACCCTTAAACTCACCTTCATCCATGTTGACGTTGCAGGCCTGGACGTAGAAGTTGGCGCCGCCGTACAGCATCCAGCAGCACATCGTTAGCAGCATCCACAGGAATCCCATAAAGTACTTGTGATTCTTGGAGCCTGCAGCAAAAGTCATTTAGTTGTTAAGTACATGGAAGAAGGAAACCCAAAACCTACCGATGCAGTTTCCCACCCAGGGGCAGTGATGGTCGAACCGGGCCACGCACCGGTCGCACACGGAGCAGTGCTTGGAGCGGACGGGTCGCCGCACGAGGCAGGCCGAACAGAAGGCGGACGGTTCGAAGCCGCCGCCACCGCGCTCCGATAGCTCGACGATGGTCTGTGGGGGAAAAGAGAATTTgtgttttattagaatttaacagtcatattatttttttcgtttcattttcatttcagagATTTGAAGAAACCTTTCAGCTGAGATAAATTTATGAGACTTGacagattgacccatcactaggctaaattcaaaatttgagctcattctgaccacggcaAACCCTCCCTATAATCGCttgaagtgtttatgaaaaaattgtcaaaatgtatggagaaaagtaaCCGTTTCAGTTTTTCACCAGTGGAGGGCGCAATAgtcgtccaatctttatcaattctcagatgtaggaccttcatcaaatttggaacaactttcccgaagacaccatatttttaggattttttgctgaaaagttataagcTCCCGAAAAGGACCATTTTTGTGCAGTCGACTCAAAGGGGCAACATAACAAGCGCACTGCCAGGCAGGCAAGCGCGCATGCACgtgcatttaaaaatgattgtttctaggtagttatttttttgcaatttcttttttttttcatgtcttcaaaacgtaaaaagtttttaatttttttcattgaacacGAACGAACAAAGATAGGATTTTATTTAATATCTAAGTTTTCCGTTAACTGAAAATCTTGCTTTATCTAATTcacccatactcacaaaaaagtttaagagaaacatttggaaaaaaatatttcaaatgccataatgaatttagttgaacataaaaaaatgccaaactctagttttttttaaatattcaatcaaagtaacataataaaaaattatcatAACTTTACGCTTCCCGCAATCGTAAAAATAAGGCTCTTttcttaaaattagtttttcattaactttgatGCTGTTTTAAGTTAGATAATACCCTTGGTTTGacaaagagcaattccatctcaaatcaggaatttttctggtacttttgtacccgaccctctccgatttcaatgaaactttgtagacatgttatcctaggcctatataagccatttttgtgtatatggagcaaattgtactcgaaaatgacatttgagaagggtgtaagttatttagatatttttgtattctgtaatttaaaaatgactgtatctcggatgcatgggcttacagatataagcagaattacattgctcataactgaaaacagaatattttttcagtgtggtagaaatctggatagtaaatctcgattaaattttcaaaaggtcctatctgcataggaaacccatgagggataggttgttttaaaaaatttaatctagaaatcatCTTACGTAAATttaaacgagtcaaattgaaaagctgtcaaaggcaaacttatgggaaattggacgagctttccggtaaaaatattttcgagactgaaaaatcaagtctgtcatatagaaattgctaaAACCActaaaacacctattttttcaacatttttgtttttaaaaccgctttttgaaaattttgatgttaagaccacttttcaaaaaaactattttagtaaatgatttttgtatttttttaggagagacatacaatcctgcatttttcgtgagtctttttgtaacattttaggctatttcctcaaaaattttcattgttgGAATTcaagcgagaagaaggaaagcatttctcgctcgcgaacgagggagagaacttgtagtaacTTGtagttcgcgttctcgctctcgccgcgagcgctcgcgagcgcctcgtgctagccaTTCGTCCCAAgttagcaatttgtttatcaggcttatgaatatgaaccaggcgatggtatagaggtgtaacttcaatcgctgtgttgttttttgttcgtttctaacacgtgcaacttctcgcgaacgggcaattctggctcgcgagaaagcccgttcgcgagcggaggaaAGCACGAGCaatgagtttctctcggcagctcgagactcgcggcgagaactcgagagagaaaaaaatttctcgcgagagcgcgataataccaacactgaaaattttgaacgaaaaatcgtgatttcaccttcaaatttaacttctaaacttaaaaattgaaaaatctcatggacctatgtaaatttttatgtacaacggtaaaaaacacgattgaaaaccatttctgatcactttttttttttcattttaacgcaattttttttttttgcaagacaacattttttcgatggaccaactatggtccccttggaacgagctgtcaagtaggagcttttctgtcaagcaagcaggaccgcgaggttaatttttcaaaattgatttaaaaatccattttaaactctttgtggtcgtacaaagggtcattgtactcagaaaaataagctttatcgctgtaatcaataatatcagcaatctaagcttcattttaggacccaattggctccatatatacaaaaatggtttatataggcctaggataacatgtctaaaaagtttcaatgaaatcggtgagggtcgggtacaaaagtaccagaaaaaaatccttatttgagctggaattgctctatattctAATCATGTTTAATTCTGTGGTCATTTAATAAATCATTATTCATTTACTTATTTGTTCACTTattgaaatcatttttcataaattttctaagctattATCATTATAATATAATCTTATTTGTctttaatttcatttatcaTATATTATATcccttttcattcatttttgtcTATTTCTTTATGTACTATATGAAGCTTTTTACTTTTAACTGTTACTTCGATTAATTGCTTATTAAAAAGTTAGGTTCGATTCCTCGCTTTAATTTGTTTGATCAAGTTGGTGCTTTTTACTCTTTTGTTAACCAACGAATTACTTATATTTATCTTTCACTACTTATCCTTATCCACAATCTTTATCAGATAGTCAAACTATCTAATTTATTATCTCCCTAATCTTCAGGACGCGTCTCTTTGTCCTTTTATTAGTGCAAAGTACGGTATTGTTTAgttcaggcctgcccaacgtccgacCCGCGGGCCGGATTCGGCCATTCTATCCGGCCCTCGgtggcttttcaaaatagttgtaTGACCGGCCCTttaggctgttcatgaaatattaaataaataaatcgatTGTCTGAACTGTAAAAAATAAGCTTcagatcaaattttaacttattaTAACAACATTGTTGATGtttaatttaattcttataatttctataatgatatttttaaactgaaaattgtgaaatttaccaaaaaacttggatttttgtcaaaaaaaatgtacaaaaagacataaaatttaaatttctttgggTTTTAACTGCGTTTACttcaaattgatgtttttcatattttctatttgtttaaataaatgagtaagcaaaaactaatgtatttttccagaacaattgtttagtgatagttttttttttgaaaaaaaagcttaaaaaagcaaattattcttactgaaaatagatcgctgcaaatattttaaaaatgttaaaaattgtctcaaaatgagtcaagaaatcagggtgcaaaaatatagttttttataAACTATGAATTTCGAAGAATAATGAATTGAAAatgaattaattaaattaatcttTATCAGATAGTCAAACTAtctaattcgcaattcgcaattttcagtgtaagaacgggccttaaccgattttatgcaccaggttcccgacgaacacgcactgcccttacacctacatctcacccttgctttgagtcagtacgagcagcacgctagaacacgctttgagtgttcgtgccaggcatgcacaccttcttttccggttacgcattttaactcggccgggggtggtacattgcgtagggtttgatgtaagtattagcgcctaaccatttatagtgtgcctatcaactttcattaaagcaaaaactgttttatttttagtttgaattcaaaaactaattgttattttactgtgtattgttttctcctaaaATATTCCCTAATGttaagtcgtgtttatctgttgctatttcttatgtcgcggtgttttgttacaacttttttttctacccaagcatgttataaaagtttaaaaaagtacaatagtaatatttgtgttaatccttcaatcattccataaattgagtaagggctcgaacctcacttgttagAAGAAAAGGGTGAAGGTGGAAAACAAAAGACAGTAAAGGAGAATAGTAAGAGAATCATAAttgtatgttaaaaaataaaaagtataagTTTGATGTAGTAGATGTAGAAATAGGCaaaagttaataaatagagataacaaacaagcttagattattgtGGTGATGggcaagataaaaaaatattcaaataaataaataaagaagtaaatcaacaaagaataggcaaatgataaatagacttggtattactagtacattaggggaaggtttattttaaagaaaacacacaGTTTGTTAAAGCAGCATTATTTGGAGAAAAAAGAGTGACAAGCATTGAGAGACACGAGAATCAAgagttaataaaatcaaaaccaaatggTAAACTGAAGAATTAGTGAAGAAGTGCGAATCAGTAGcgcaaaataaaaacaggagATAGATGGTAGCTGGAAATGGAAAGGAGAGGAACGGGGTTTCTGCgacgttcaggtacatccacagcaattgactcaacatactgcgaatcaaaacaataccgtctacaatcacaaataacttccctttcccacattgtcgcgcccctttcttctagccgtctcgactctgaccctcgctggtcaaaggtttacgatccgtttccacaggccaccagctaggtcatcatgaaaaccaagccaacgtggagataagaaaataggacacttgcaaggaaccagagctatactgtcctgatcaagaatgatctaacaggactacggacgtagtcagtgacgctccttccaggatgttcctcgcctgagcgtcaactgaagaggtatcatcagtatcattcgCCCTTGGCCTGCATAGTCAAACTATCTAAACTATCAAACTATCaccgggtccggtggcgcagtggttagcgtggtagcctctcaccccagtatggcctgggttcaatcccagattttgagtattttgaaactaattttcaaaatagtagtttatggcaacaagttgcaaaaagaagatttttcagcacgagtcgtacatttatccaacgaggtttaccgaaaaacgcttcttgaatggaattttatgtcaaatattcaccgttcaaaacaaaaaaaaaatattgaaaaatgtagcttttcgatactagtgttgaaaagttcaacttttcagcaaccatttcagtgctaaaaagaagaacttttcagcactgatattgaaaggtattaatttcccaaaagtaggccgtttcgtttctccagaattacagaaaaaagttgacagttttacagcggaattgcaaaaaatatatttttagtgaaagctttgacaattttacaggatatggttgaattaatcgattttagaattattttaaaaatgagttatcgtccgttcCCTGCGTtacaaccggctccgtggctcaatggttacggcttctgtctcacaagcagaaggttcagggatcaaatcccggtcggtacctttgaaatttggaatcaggaatttgaatatgaataaaaaataaaatgaatcaggtgggattcgaactctcacctttggattggtggtctggggcGCTAAGCAGTCGGCGGTTTACACTCTaacagtgaattgatccgtagtgttgaaacatgttatcttctcatattaaatacgcgctgatccctgatttgcctgaggggattggaagtctaaatatagatcgagtttccttcagatgcttgcttctatgtttaggcggggccgaacaatgcccagcgacctcggaattggaccgcaaggagctctgtcattctgaaatgggtcgttggaagcagcgcgagggctgtcaccacctaatacccggaactgagataagctgtatcagcattcggcatgtacacagtctgatacaaattatactttcccataatttcgctaccggttagcgggtattggattggaccacacacacacatcgtcCGTTCCCTGCGTTACGATGATCGCCTATAGAATCATTgaaataacgatagattatcgttatcgtcccgacgtcgataatttttatcgattaacaaccttggggaccatccataaaccacgtggacacttttttgggaatctgctaccccccccccccacacctcgtggacaattgtccatacaaaaaaaaacttttttgtatggatcgtggacccccccccccctaaagtgtacacgtggtttatggacggCCCCTTGGCTCCtacgtatttttatttttttatcaataggaaattgtttgctatcaatctgattcttggagggcatgtaggtaGCGTACCGATTGAATAAGTCCGAATGTTAACATTTTGGTTTTGTGTCCTTATGAAAGGTTTGGCTCGAATTTATCTAATgttagtttaatttaatttaagttttctcaattttaattcgTAATGAATAACAGATGAAaatgaatatttcaatatttctaaattttaaaacagcaattgttcagattttttttttttttttttttgattgtccAATGTCCATATCTGAAAATCATCAtatatcgtcgcttgtgtgctatcttttgACACGTCCTCTGTAAAAAGATAGAAGGTGTCAAAAGAAAGCACAAAAGTTCATCTCATCTCACAAACGCTTTAAGTTTTCTAACAAGTCGGGGCACCTTGATAAGATCAGTGGCGCAAATTCCCGCAACTTACCCTAAATCTCTGCTCCTGCGTCGGCTGAATGACGCCCGGATCGCCTCGCCACGACTTGAGGAAACACACCCACAACCCGGCGCTGCACGTCAGGAAGGAAACGGACGCCAGAAAGGACACCGACGGCGCAATGTACGTCAACCAGGTGACGTAGAACCACGCCTTGGTGGCCATGTAAACGCTCAGCGGGAGCAGCGCCATCAACGTTTCGTCGAACAGGGTTTGGCCAACGGCGTGGGACAGAGCGTACAGACATCCGAGCAGGAAGATTTTGATGATGATCAGGGTCTCGGCGCAGAAGATCAGTCCGGCAAGGTAGAATACGAGGAAAGGGGTTGCGATCATGCTCCACCAGCGGAGTCGTTTGTCGTGCGTCATGCGGACGATGATGTTTCGACGCTGGGATTGCTGGGTGAGTTCGCGAACCTTTTCCGACACTTTCGAGCCTATCCAGATGGAGCCGAGATGGGGCTGCAGCATCGTGAGGGGAGTGTCCCCGCGGAGATTTGGTATTTCCAGGCTGGCTTTGCCTTTCAGGATGAGCGTACTGACGGCGGTCGCGTTCCGGGCTAGGATGGCCCAGTGCAGGGCCGTGTTTCCGTGGGTGTGATCGGCGAGGCTCGGATTTGCGCCGAGAGTTAACAGGAGCCGGACCGGATCCAGGGCTGAGATCTTCCAGGCTGCCCACATGAGGGCGGTCATTCCACCGCGATCTTGTAGATCTGGATTAACGCCACGGGCGATAAAGTACGCGACGAGTGCCGTGTGGCCAAACTGGGCCGCCAGGTGAATGCAGGAACAACCTTCAGCGTCCCTTAGACTGGGATCGGCTCCGGCAGCCAGCAACAGTACAACCGCTCCCAAATGACCCTGCCGGGTGGCCCAATGCAGCGGAGTCGCGTTCAGTTCTCCCCCGACCGCGTCCACGATCGCTCCCTTATCCAAAAAGTATTTGATAATGTCCTTCCGGTTGTTGATCGCAGCCCAGTGCAGCAGCGTGACCGTTTCACTGTCCGGCTGGTTCACGTCCCATCCGGCCTCGATCAGCTCCTTCACCCGGCCAATCGCCCCATACTGGGTGGCCTTCACGATGTCGAACCCGCTGTAATCATGCTCGACCGGGGCCACCGCCGATTCGTGTGTTATCAACCCATCCCGGTCGTTCCGTTCCTGCGTCGAACAACCTCCGGCCGCGGCGTGGCAGGCCGATTGATACATCGTGTTGCCCTCCTTTCCAAGTTAcccgcaaacacacacacaccaaactGTCCACCCTGGCGCGGGAACCGACGAGAAAAACGGAACGAAATCCACTCCCCAAACAAAACTCAGTCCACCATCGAAGTCGAAGTCgtgcagaaaaaaaagaagacaaaTAAAAGTGCGTTTGTTTTTCACTGGCAATTTCACACTCGCTTGGCCACCGCGCCGTCACCACCAGTCCGATGATAATCTACTTCCGCGCAATCGAAACTAATCGGTTGGGCTGATAGCGGAACGTTTTATCAATTTgcgaaaatttcgattttttttcctctctctcGTTTTTCACACCGACCGAGACGACGATTCCGCACAATCAGTCATCGAACGCGAAGAAGGAAAACTGGCGAACTGCGACGTTTGACAAGGCGCAGAGGTGACAGATGAAAAAATATACTCGATGGGGGGTCCGACGATGGGAGtggaaatgtcaaaatttgGGTATATTTAAATTACACGCTTCCTTGGAATTATGTTAAAATGCTAAACCTTACACACTGAGAATTTTctgccaaaattacaaaaaaaaaagatttaaaaaatttatgaaagctcgtttccgaaaattatttgaaaaatgaaagttgcgttgataattaaaaaaaaatcaaaattttaagattctaaaattcagaaaatttaaaaattctggaactaaattaaat harbors:
- the LOC120422163 gene encoding palmitoyltransferase Hip14; this translates as MYQSACHAAAGGCSTQERNDRDGLITHESAVAPVEHDYSGFDIVKATQYGAIGRVKELIEAGWDVNQPDSETVTLLHWAAINNRKDIIKYFLDKGAIVDAVGGELNATPLHWATRQGHLGAVVLLLAAGADPSLRDAEGCSCIHLAAQFGHTALVAYFIARGVNPDLQDRGGMTALMWAAWKISALDPVRLLLTLGANPSLADHTHGNTALHWAILARNATAVSTLILKGKASLEIPNLRGDTPLTMLQPHLGSIWIGSKVSEKVRELTQQSQRRNIIVRMTHDKRLRWWSMIATPFLVFYLAGLIFCAETLIIIKIFLLGCLYALSHAVGQTLFDETLMALLPLSVYMATKAWFYVTWLTYIAPSVSFLASVSFLTCSAGLWVCFLKSWRGDPGVIQPTQEQRFRTIVELSERGGGGFEPSAFCSACLVRRPVRSKHCSVCDRCVARFDHHCPWVGNCIGSKNHKYFMGFLWMLLTMCCWMLYGGANFYVQACNVNMDEGLWSAMVAIGSCNPWVGWVMANALLHMSWVTVLTICQTYQVVCLGMTTNERMNRGRYRHFQAKGGKSPFTRGPVRNLFDFLECGCFGLVQPLQTDWMQYFDFDKSIEHEPLLRPDNFQYV